ACTTGTCTGATACAATCCCTGCAAATTTTAAAGCCCCACATTCACTGCTGTTTAAATCAGAAGGCTTGTTTACTTTTAAGTCCTCACCATACAAATCAAGGGACAAAAAATCAGCAATAGCCGATGCGTCAATCATGATGCCTGTCATAAACTCATCCTCTTCAGCTCAGCAGCTAATATTTTTTGATAAGCACTCAAAAAAAGCCATAGGATCAGGAAGTCTACATATTTTTTTTCTTAATATAGTCAAACATACTTTCACCATGCATTTGCTCTGTGAATTTTGAATTAACTCGAAATATGCTATCCAGAACACCTGAGTATCTCTTTATGTGTTCATAAAATATCTCAGGGTAAGTTAAATTGTTCTCAGAAAAATGCAATGGATGAAGCACTACCTGAATGGGATTCTCCATATTAGCATTACGAATAAATTCGTATGGATCTTTCCCTCTAAAATTCATACATGAATCAGAAATATATAATTCATCAGAAAAAATATGCTTATCGTAAGCATTTATATAGCCTTCAAAAAAAGGGTACTGACCATGTATTGAAGGATTATGCAGACTTATTGATTTAATTTTACTCCCTGTTACCGAAGAAAGTATTTTTGCTTCTTCATCAACAAAAGAAGCCAATTGAACTTGGTCTGCCGTTGCGTAAATGGTCGGGTCAAAATGCAATCCAATCTCAAAACCCATGGCAACCATTTCTCTCAGTATCTTACGATTCAATACCGAAAGTACGTTATATGTTGCACAGGTGGTGAGTACAAAAAAAGTAGACCGCACATCAAGCTCTGCCTCTATCAGGGATAATCGATATGCCAGTTCAAGATCAAAATCGACATCGTGCCTGAGAATAATGGCATTGGAACCGTCCCATTCGCCCAAGGGGCTTATATGTCTACTCTTCTTGGCATATTGAATAAAATTTTTGAATTGATCATATCTAAAAATCATCCTACAAAGTCCTTTTCTATTTCAAACCAACACCTTGCATCCTATCAAGCAAAATGTTTTTCAAGCATATCCTGAATACGCTCTTCAGATAACACTCCTTCTTTAATTCCAGATGCGTCTACGATGGATCTGTCCGGAATATCCTGCTCAACCCTCGTCATGGGCCTGACAATAACCTGATTGCCTATGGTCACACCAGGCAAGATAACAGAGGGACCAACAATAAAACACCTGTTGCCAATTTTAGTTTTTTCTCTTTTTATCAAAGAGCTGCCCGGAACATTATTCTGAGCTAAAGCGGCAAGATGACTTGAGTGAGACCAAACCATAACAGAACAGCCTATGGTAGTGTGAGACCCTATTTCCAATCCTCCCGATGCATCAAGGATGGCATTCTCTCCAATCCAGCAGTCTGTTCCAATAACAAGATTCTCCGGGCTAATAATTTTTGCACCTTCACGGATGCGACACCCTCTTGGAAGTCCGAGCAACTCTGCCCGTTCATCGTCGGTAAGAAACTCTCCTATGATCCTGCGAATAATATCGGGTCTCAGTCTTTGATTTCTTTCCTCGCTTTTAAATGGCAGGTTTGGAAACAATGGAAGGATTTTCTCAAACCAATCCAGCAAAATCTGATCCTTTTCATTTGCACAAAACCTTTCTTTTCTCACAAGACACCCTCACCTTTTCATTATCGCATCTGGCTTTAGGACAACAAAACGGATTCCAGAACCGAACATACATGCTTGACATCGGACCTTTGCATGCGTTCAAACAAAGGCAAGGCCAGGCCACACCTGTATAATTCAGGTCCTACAGTTTGCAAAAAGGGTTGGTCTCCATACAGATCGAGGACACTCAGACTCTGGGCACCAAGGTTGGATTCCACTCCATTCTGACGTAAAGCATCAATGACCACAGCACGGTCAAAACCTTTATCAAGCACAACCATGAAAGTCTGCCAGCTGTGACCTTCTGTCCGGACGGGCAAATGGATCAGGTTACGGGATGCCAGTTTGGCCAATCCACATCTGTACTCCTCAACCAGCTTCTTTCTGACTACAATCCATTCATCCAGGCACTTCAACTGCAAACGGCCCATGGCGGCCTGAAAATTAGTCAAACGATAATTCAGACCTGGCTCAAAAAAATGCATGCCATCATGCCTTTTTTCCATTCCATGGTTTCGCAAACGCCTGATTTTCTGAGCCAGCTGCACGCTGCCTGTAGATATGGCCCCTCCCTCGCCTGTGGTCAGTGTTTTTCTTGGATGAAAAGAAAAGCAGCCAAGATCTCCAAAGGTACCCAGTTTTCGGGTTCCATAAACAGCACCCAATGCACATGCGGCATCTTCTACAATATACAAATCATTTTTTTCCGCTATTTTCAAAACAGCATCCATATCAACCGAACAGCCAAACTCGTGAACAGGCATCAAAGCCCTGATTCTCTCAGGCCCCTGCCACTGGTCAAGTGTCCGCTCAATTTGATCTGGAGACAGAACATACGTTCCCCTATCAACATCTGCAATCACAACCCTTGCACCCACCATAGAAACAACACTGGCAGTTGCAGGGAAGGTAAAATCAGGCACCAGCACAGCATCACCGGGGCCGATATCCAGCGCAAGAAGGGCCAGATGCAATGCTGCTGTACCCGAAGAAACAAGAATAACTTCCTTGCAACCAAGGTAAGCCGCCAGTTCCTTTTCGAATAATAGATTTTCTTCTCCCTGAACAAGTTGTCCGGATCGAAGTACATCGGCAACAGCTGTAATGATATCTTCTGAGATATTGGGCTCTGACAATTTAAGCATGGTTACCCTTTAAACATATCTGAGAGCGGAGGAAGTTTATCTTCATTTTCTAAAATCCATGTGGCTGTCTTCCTGAGTCCATCTTCGAGGTCTACCCTGGCTTCAAACCCAATCAGTTCTTTTGCCTTTTTCACACTAGGAATCCGCAGCTCAATATCTGCAGAGAGCGCATCTCTAAACACAATTCTGGAATTACTGCCGGTGATACGGCAAACGGTTTGTGC
This genomic window from Desulfobotulus pelophilus contains:
- a CDS encoding acyltransferase — its product is MRKERFCANEKDQILLDWFEKILPLFPNLPFKSEERNQRLRPDIIRRIIGEFLTDDERAELLGLPRGCRIREGAKIISPENLVIGTDCWIGENAILDASGGLEIGSHTTIGCSVMVWSHSSHLAALAQNNVPGSSLIKREKTKIGNRCFIVGPSVILPGVTIGNQVIVRPMTRVEQDIPDRSIVDASGIKEGVLSEERIQDMLEKHFA
- a CDS encoding DegT/DnrJ/EryC1/StrS family aminotransferase — protein: MLKLSEPNISEDIITAVADVLRSGQLVQGEENLLFEKELAAYLGCKEVILVSSGTAALHLALLALDIGPGDAVLVPDFTFPATASVVSMVGARVVIADVDRGTYVLSPDQIERTLDQWQGPERIRALMPVHEFGCSVDMDAVLKIAEKNDLYIVEDAACALGAVYGTRKLGTFGDLGCFSFHPRKTLTTGEGGAISTGSVQLAQKIRRLRNHGMEKRHDGMHFFEPGLNYRLTNFQAAMGRLQLKCLDEWIVVRKKLVEEYRCGLAKLASRNLIHLPVRTEGHSWQTFMVVLDKGFDRAVVIDALRQNGVESNLGAQSLSVLDLYGDQPFLQTVGPELYRCGLALPLFERMQRSDVKHVCSVLESVLLS